In Diceros bicornis minor isolate mBicDic1 chromosome 13, mDicBic1.mat.cur, whole genome shotgun sequence, the sequence CTTATGTGGCTGTTTATCTGCATGTTTATTATCTAAAATGCGAAGGGACCGACCTCACTAGCCCAGAAGTATACTTTGCCCACCTGATAAAGGGAAAATTTAGGTTTGCTAGTAGCCTGAAGAAAATGGACACCAGAGGGCGCCTCAGGACCACTTTTCCCAACAGAGGCGGCTGGCTTTCTTCCCCAGGCAACCCGTTTTTGCTTTAAGATCTGGTCTTCTGGTGATTCTTACCAAGGATTTGAGTCAGTTACAGCAGCAAGTGCACACACCTgctcccctcccttttttttttttcctagcacaGAACTTCACCTTGTACAGTTTATGACGATcatccctttgatttcttcacatTCTTCCCTGCCCTCCAAGTCCTGACTGTTGTACACATGCCATGAAAAGGACGGAGGGAGTAAACATTTACTGCGTGTCTGCTGCGAGCTTTGCCCCGTGCAATGCCTTTTTACGTGCCTCATCTCGTTGAATGGGCTCATCCCAATCCTGGAAGATTGTATCAGCTTATTATAGACAGTGGGTACACTCTATCTATATTTAGGAGTAGAATCTGCCTAAGTATATTGCCCCCCGGGGTAGGCTAGGGATCCTTAGGTGCATTAAACTCTTCGTGGTGCCAGAGTTGGCCCCACGATGTTGGATGTTGaaatctcccctcctccctcctgtcagGAGCCTGACCTGTCCTGGGCACCCTCGCAGCTGACCTGCGCTGGCCACTGTGGTTCTTCAGAGATGGCAATCAGAGGCTCAGAGTGTCAGAGGCTGATACCGACTCATAAAGAAGTGAAGACCCACTGACTTGGGAGTGAGGACACCCCCTCGGGTAGAACTTGCCCTCTCTGGCCCCCAGCTGTCAAAGGAGGGGTTTGGATAAGATGATTCTAGAACTTCTTTTCACTGTCAGCCAGTCTTTGCTAATGGGAGGGAGTTGACGCCTGATGACATAGTGGGGACAATATTTTTAGGCTGGTATTTTTCATGCTTCTCACGTTACGTCACATGGCCAGAAATATTCCTTCTGGAGATTGCCATTATTGTCTTGGATAAGATTGTAGAATATTAGAAAAAGAGAATCACAAAAACTTTCTATAATGGAAAATTAAAAGGACAGGATGTTGGAACTGCATGCAGGGGCCACCCAGGTCAGATTTTTCCTGCTGAATCCCAGTGCTTAGCACGtggctggcacatggtaggtgctcaaaaaatgaatgaatgaatgaaactggaGACTAATTAAATCCTACAATGATAGAATCTGAGAATCAGAGAGTGTTAGAATTATGGGAAAACattattcacttattcaaaaGAGGGAACTGAGATCCCAGGGGTGGGGTATAGTGTCTTCTGGGTGCTGAAGGTCCCAGAGCTCCTGGGCTCGGCTCTTCCTAAGGGGAAGATGTGGCCTGGGAGGCCAGCGATGGTCCAGGCCACAGTCTGGGGGCTCTCAGGGGGGACGGGTTTGCAGGAAAGGAAttttccagagggaggatctttGGTGTCCATGTTCCCCAGGGCCGGCGCTACAGCAGCTGGAGGCGGGGGCCTCGGAGGCTGCAGGGCGGAGGTGGAGCACGGCCTCAGCAGGGCGGGGTGGGTCCGGTGCACAGCTTGTTGGGGTAACGGGCGTATTTGCGGTTGTAGGTTTCCAGGTTTTGGCGAAAGCAGAGGGCAGCTGTCTTGTCACACTCGCAGGTCTGTCGCTGGCAGGCGGTTCTGCCAGCTGCATGGGACAAGGCGAGTCAGGGACCAGGCGGCTCAGGCCTCCTGCTCTCACACACGCATGGGGTCCATGTTCTCACCCCCATTCTGCTGGAAGCCCCTTCTCACGGAGGATGTTTCAGGATGGGTGAGAGGAAGGGCAGGGCATGAGGGGGGCCTGCTGGGGCCCAGGGTGCACGGAAGGCTGGAAGTTTCTCCCAGCCATCCTTGCTTCCTCCCCCAAGCCCACTCTGACTGCCCTTAGCCCTCTCCCCGCAGGGAGACCGTCTGGTTCACTAACTCTGTCTAGCCCGGGGGCGTTTCTAGGCAGCTCCTTTCTCCATGTGATGCATTGCTGATGGTAGATTGCAGCCATCAAGCCCAAAGGAAGCtaggaaatgacagcagcccaGTCCCAGGCGGCCTGTGCGGGCCCAGAGCAGCCTGCGCCCAGACCGGAGGCCACTGGGACTGCAGCTGGGGCTGCTCGGGCCCTACATCTGTCTCATGAGTGGACAGAGTCCATTTTTCTGGCATTTACCCTAGGCCTTCACCCCCTTCTCCAAGTGTGCGCCCACACCCAGCCTGGGGATCAGAGGTGGCATCAGGCACCAGGGGCCCAAAAGCCTCCCCTTCTCTCCACTGCCTCTGTCTCCCGAGGGGCTCTGGCTCCTTCTTGTCCCCAAGGATACATCCCACAGCTCAGAAATGCCCGGAGCTCCTCATTTCCCCCTGGAAGTTCAGCCTCCGTTTCGCATCAGGGTTCTACCCACGCCTGCTGTTTCAGCAAAACTCAGGGTCGGAAGGGGCTTAACAGTTACGGCAGCTCTTTTGGGTGGTTCTTGCCAGGAGCTGGACTCAGCTGGGGAAGTGAGTGTGATTATCTACACTTTATAGACGAGGAAGCAGAGGCTTTCGAGGGGGTACttcacttgcccaaagtcacgcaGCGGGGAGAAAGCAGATCCCAGAGCCTGTGTCCCTGTTCACCTGACACCTCCCCTCACTCATCCTCTCAGCGCCGTCCCTGACAGGTGGCTGTCCCCGCCTTGCATGAACCCCCAGTGACGGGGAGCTCACTACCTGGCAAAGCTGCCTTGCTGGGTGGATGGCTGCAGAAGCAAGAAACTCTGAGCCAAATCTGCCCCTGGTGGTTCTGCTGCtggctccacccctcccccaggacaGACCTTAGGGATCTGAGCTGAGCCTTCTTTGACTCTCCGAGGTCCTCCCACTGTGCCCCGCACTGGGCCtatcctccctgccctggctttaCAGCAGGAAGAGGGCTTGGTTCTCTGACCTGGGCTCCCTCCACGGAGCTGGGCTGCTGGAAGCCCTCCACACCCTCACTTGGTTCAGCCTGCTTCCCAGGCAGGGGACCAGAGGAAAGCTAATTGGTCCAAGTGGGCATTGGACCTGGCAAAGCTGAGCAATTGGGCCCAGCCTGACAGCCCCAAGGGGAAGAGTCAGCCTTTGGGAATGGGGTCTGCTGTCCCAAATCAAAGCTCCCGTTCTCTCTCTCTGGGAGCGTGTGCTCGAGGCTCTGTCCCGGGGACCTTGTCTTTAGCTGTGGCCCAGGCCTGGGGAGGGTGGTCTGAGTCCAGCTTCTCGGGGCCAGGCTCGGCTCTGCCCTCTTCGATCCTCTCCCCAGAGGCAGAAGCTAGGAGGCCTGTGGGTGGGGGGAAGTGGCTGGGACCAGGGCAGGAGCTGATGGGTCCCAGGGCTTTCTAGACTGGGTGCCAGGTGAGCATCTGGGTGGATGGACAGGCCTCTCCCCAATTCCATGATGATGGAAGACCCCACCCTGCCTGGCCCTGACAAGGCCCAATGGTCACCACCAGGAGGGGACTCCTGTCTGaagctctccccctccccagtgtCTGGGGTGCTTAGGACTGTTCACTTACCGCAGAGGATGTTACTCTTGTTGGCAGAGAAAAGATACTTTTCCAGTATGGGCTCACAGCCCAGCCTCTCCAGATGCCCATAGCAGCAGTCATGGGCGTGGCAGCACCTGTAAGGGTCACTGTCAACCTGGAGGGGACTGTGAGCCAGGCTGGGCTGGACCGGGGGCTGCCCGGGGGCCCAGGGCCCAAAGGTGCTCAAGGGAGAGGTCAGCGTCCACTTTTAGGtgtccccagctcctcctcctcccgagATGCTCCCCCAGCTCCACCATTCCCCAGGGAGGTCCCCCCGCTGGGCTGCCTGCTCACCAGTCCGTCTGGTCCACGGGCCAGCGGGAGCCGCCGAAGCCGCAGTAGCAGCCATAGTCGTTGTACTGCAGCGCCGGCTTCCCCGTCACCCTCTCAATCATCACCCCGAACTGCACCAGGTTCCCGCCAGCCAGGGCCACTGCCGGGAGGGAGGGCGGAGGTGTCAGATCCTCAGGGCCCCACCCTCTGCCACCAGCTTCCCCTGAGGTCCCCTCCAGTCTGAGTCCAGACGTCTCTCCGATGGTTCAGGTAACCTCACCTCCCCCAGCACCTCACTCCCAACAACAGTAATGCTGAGCAGTAATAATATCTCAGACCTCCATCCCATGTTCATCCCCTAGTCCTCACCCCCATTGTATCAGTGCACCAGTCCCCCTCCCGCTGGTCCACCATCTCCTAGAACGCCCCCAACTCGTCCTCCTGGTTGCTCCCCACTGTTCCTCAAATGACTGCCTACAGGTCCGGATTATGCCCCCAGGTGTCAGCCCCCATCCCCCCAGGAACACTCTGTCCCCTCCAAGTCTCCTCAGATGCCCCTGGATAAGCTTCCTAACCACCTGGACTTCCCCAAACTCCCCCAGGTCCTGCTGGTGCAGCGATGGGGGGCTGCCCACCTGGGCAGGTCAGAGCCCAATGTGGGAGCCAGGGTGAGGGATGGAGCGCAGGTGGCTGGAGCCCTGTGTGTGATGTCTGGGATTCCCGCCAGCCCCTTTCCCAGGCCCCCCAGGCTGCATTCTTCACCCCCTCTCCCCTCTCGCTGGCGGGTGCTGGCTCAGGCAGAACTGGCCTCAGGATGACCCCCCACGGCCTCCCCAGGGTCAGGCTAGGGGCCTCCAGGGAGCTTGGAGTTCCCAGCTGGGGCAGGGGAAGGGTGAAGGTCATGAAGGTCACTTACCCAGGAGGCCAAGGAAGGTCAGAAGAGGGGGAGGCTTCatcctggggggaggggaggtgagCAGGGGGCAGGGAGCTGGGCTGCAGGAGAAGGAGTGAGCAGGGGTGCCTCTGATCTCAGACACCTCCCCAATTAGTTAAATACCCGGGTCCTGTCCACTCCCCGTCATTAACCCCCGAATGCCCAGTGATGCAATGATACTTCCAGGTCGGACACTTTGGCCGAGTCCCCAGGGGAGGGGGCAGCCTGGGGCCCGTGGGCTCTGCTTCCTGGCAGTCTGGGGAGGAGGGCCGATCTGTGGCTCTTTCTTCTCACTGCCCTTCCCATCACCTACCCCGTTCCAAAAATCATCATACCAGCTCCCACGGGCGGAGCGGGAGCCAGGGCTGTGTCAGGTGCTCGTCATCCTTCgtatcttttcctcttccccGTGGGAGGCTGAGGAACTTCAGTTCACAAGTCCAGGTCTGTCCTCTTTCCGTGCCACTAGCTACTTCAGCATGCCCTCTGCTGCCCGCCCCCTCGCCCCATCCCCAGCCTCCGTGTTACGCAGAGGGAGATCTTGACCACGCCGCAGGGCACCGGGGGCCTGGGGGGCCATCTGTCTACGAACCTAAAGGCCGTATAGGCTGAGATGTATAGGATCGTATAGGCCAAAGGCTGGGAGCTCAGCCAGCTGTGCTTagggatttttctttattgttctttGCTGGACAGGCTCCTGCTTGTTTCACAAGCGGTGAAAACACTCCCAGATGTGACTTCTGTCTTCCCAAATCCTCATGCAGTCTTGTAGTGTGGCTGCTGTAGAAATAGGCTCTGTGTGAGTCAGCTGGAAAACCCGCATTCCAGCATGGACTGGAAACATCCGTGCTTTTGATGGATCttaggggctgggtgggggagacAGTAGTCCCCAGGCCCAGCTTGTCCGCCAGGGAGGGCTGCTGTCCCCATGGTCAGGTCCTGAGGCCAGGCTTCAGAGCTCGGCTGGAGGTCAGTGGGATGGAGGAGAGGGCCTGGCTCTGTCATGGTCAGCAATTTCAGTCCCATTGGCCGTGGACTCACAGTGGCCTCATTCGCTGGCTGCTGCCCTGTCCCCTGAGTGCCCTCGGGGCAAGATGCCCCCGTCCTGCCTGTGACTTCCTCCTTGTTCCTGGTCTGTGACCTGGATAACTTGACCAGCCTCTTCCATCGACGTCCAGGGCCTGGCAGCTGCAGGATCTGCAGCCTTGGAGTCCTGGTTCCACTGCTTATTATGCGGCCGGGGCAGGTCTTTGCCTTGCTCGGAACCCCAGTTTTCCCGTCTGTATCATAGGCAGAGGAGGCATCCTACTCTTTCCTCCTTCGTGGGAGGATGGGAAGCTCAAATGCAACTGAGCAGCTCTTTGCACCGAGGACTTACTATGAACCGGGACTGTGCCAAGCTGtctcaagcaagacctccaggaGCCCTCAAACAGGCCCGTGATGCGGGGCTACgatcatccccattttagagagagGCAAACCGAGGCACGTGACTAAGCAAATGGTGAGCTAGAATTTGGGCCTGGACGGTTCGAAGGGCTTAACCAGTGCTGACAGGAGGCGTGGCGCCTAGCCTCCCTGATCCCTTAGGGGCCCCCAAAATgttctaatttctttaaaatctgcATGACTGTAATCCAGCCTGGATTATATTTATCTTCACACCAATGGGGGTCATAAGACTtggttttcacttttttttctttctgtggaggAGAGGGCCCACGGATGCAGAGGTGGACCATTTCACACTGCAGCCAGGAGCTGACTCGGGGCCTGGCGGCGGCCTGCTTTCcaggggaggaggctgggccTCACACCGCACACGAGAAGGACTCCGACACAAAGTCCCTGACCCCTCTCCAGCAGGGACAGGCAGTCGCCGGGAAGATGTCACCTTGGAGCGGGGAAGGGAGGGCTGACAGTGCTGTGGGATTAATGGTTTTTAACGCAAGAATAAAGCGGGGTAAACACTGACATACGTTCGCCTGGGGCcggcctcctgcccctcccatTTCCTGCTAATAACCCCTCCTGGAACTCTTTCCGTGCTGGGCCCTGCTCGTCCCGCTTAAAGAAGGCTTGCGGGCAGAGGGGCCAGAGAGGTGAGTTGACCTGGCCAGGGTCACCCAGCATCCATGAGTCATGGTCTCAGACAgggggctcccctttgttctgtTGCCCTTTGATTTTTAACGAGGACACCTCCTGGCATCCCCTGGCTCCTGACCTGGGTCACAAGAGCCCAAACAGTGAGTCACTGAGGAACTGCCTCCTGAATAACCGAAAATTAGCTTTGATTCCTGGGGAGGTTTGGCCCACAGCCCTTCCTGCTGCAGCTAAAGGGTATTCCCCAGGAAGGGCCAGGTTTCTGAGACAATTCCTTTGGTGAGCCATTTTGAACCCTGGCCTGGTGAGGATGGGGCCCCGGTCAGTGTGCACCTGCGGCAGAAAACTGAGGACTGTAGGgccagagccaggcagggcaatCCAGGCAGGCTTCcaggcagaggtgtccccagctgAGCTTTGAAGTGGGGGCATTGGGAGGACTTGGACTTGGAGGAGGGTGTCAGGCCTTTAGTAAATGTGGTTGACTTTATGGTTTTCTCACCAGTGGCGTGATGTGGCCGAAAGTGCCAGGTTTCTGTATCAGCAAGATAGGACTTGAGTGTTGGCTCCACCACTTAGGGGCTGTATGGCCTTGGCCGGTCCTGTCACCTCTTGAACCCAGCTCCATTATCCATAATATCAGGGTAATTAGACCTCCTTTCAGAGTGTGGGACCAGATGAACAGGAAATGAACTCTGTAAAGCCCTTCGCAGGATGCCATATCCATAGGAGCAACCTGTAAACATTGGTACCCTCCTTTTGTCCCTCATTCCCTGGCCACAGGGGAGGCACGCATTGACTCAGGAGCTCGCAGCACTCACCCCCGCTGGGGTGTAGCAGCTGGGCCAAGGCCCCCAGCATTTCAGGGGGAGCACTGTCCCCCCCGCCCTCGACAGA encodes:
- the PLA2G2E gene encoding group IIE secretory phospholipase A2, translating into MKPPPLLTFLGLLVALAGGNLVQFGVMIERVTGKPALQYNDYGCYCGFGGSRWPVDQTDWCCHAHDCCYGHLERLGCEPILEKYLFSANKSNILCAGRTACQRQTCECDKTAALCFRQNLETYNRKYARYPNKLCTGPTPPC